The genomic region GAGTGACTGGTTTGCTTCTTGTGAAATAATGACCCTCACAATTAGCATATGGTTACAGACCTCCTTGCTAAATTTCTCTACTTCAAGTATGTTTTATTTGTTAGCGTATAAGACAAAAAATAGTGCAAATTAAATCCAACTTTTCAGTTATTCTTTGTAGaatatgcattattattttttccttaaaaacagataaaataaacaccatcagtttttataattaaaaattgtggattatataaaaaaaaggtttagGTTTATTTTGCAACAGTTACTTACAATTTTCCAATTATTTGGCACCAAACCTGTTAACAATTGATGTCCATATTTATTGTACCTTAATATTGCAGTTAGTAAGATGTTCAAAACTAGGAAATACAGTTTTTCATTATCATGTTTCTCATTGCCTTTTTAACTTCTCTGTTACGTATGGTGTAAACTAAAGGATTTAGCAAAGGTATTACCACAGCATAGAAGATAGAAACAACCTTATCTATATTAAATGCATATTGTTTAGATGGacgaatatacataaaaataattgtCCCATAAAAAGTCAAGACAACAGTCAAATGAGAAACACACGTTGAAAAGGCTTTCTTCCTCCCTGTACCGAATGGAAGTCTATAGATGGTCATAATAATACAGTAGTATGAAGTAATTGTCAGCAAAAAAGAATACAATATGATTATCCAGGCTATAGAATAGAAAATCTTATCTATTATAAAAATTTCAGTGCAGGAAATATTCAACAAGGGAAtgaaatcacaaaagaaatgattaatagTATTTGGACCACAGAACAAGAGTCTTGAACTTGGAATAACCAATAAAAAACTACTAAAAAATCCACAAAGCCAAGATAAAATGGAAAGTTGGTTACACAATTTACTTGTCATGAGAGAGTTGTATCGTAAAGGGTGACATATAGCCAAATATCTGTCATATGCCATAGCAGCAAGAAAGAATAGCTCTGTAAGCCCCAATGAAAAGAAGAAATAGATCTGGACAATGCAACCTGAATGAGATATTGTGTTTGTGTCCTCTGTAAAATCAACAAGCATTTTAGGGATTGTAACAGTTGTATACCAGATCTCAAGAAATGAAAAATGGCTCAAAAATACATACATAGGGCTCCTCTTGAGCTTTGGATCAAGGCTCACAGTTCCAATAATAAACACATTAGTGGTAACAGTCAAAATGTAGAAGCTTAGGAAAACCATAAAGAGCAGGACTTGTAGATTCTTATTGC from Bombina bombina isolate aBomBom1 chromosome 2, aBomBom1.pri, whole genome shotgun sequence harbors:
- the LOC128647055 gene encoding olfactory receptor 6B1-like, translated to MTLINQSQLTEFILIGFPSNKNLQVLLFMVFLSFYILTVTTNVFIIGTVSLDPKLKRSPMYVFLSHFSFLEIWYTTVTIPKMLVDFTEDTNTISHSGCIVQIYFFFSLGLTELFFLAAMAYDRYLAICHPLRYNSLMTSKLCNQLSILSWLCGFFSSFLLVIPSSRLLFCGPNTINHFFCDFIPLLNISCTEIFIIDKIFYSIAWIIILYSFLLTITSYYCIIMTIYRLPFGTGRKKAFSTCVSHLTVVLTFYGTIIFMYIRPSKQYAFNIDKVVSIFYAVVIPLLNPLVYTIRNREVKKAMRNMIMKNCIS